The proteins below come from a single Chryseobacterium bernardetii genomic window:
- the kdsB gene encoding 3-deoxy-manno-octulosonate cytidylyltransferase, whose product MKIIAVIPARYEASRFPGKLMQILGERTVITTTYQNVVETGLFDEVFVATDSEIILEEITKNGGKAVMTGQHETGSDRIAEAVQNIDCDIVINVQGDEPFLKLEPLKQLIEVFKQDEQQEISLASLKIKLSEKEEIENPNNVKVITDNNGFALYFSRSVIPFHREISYDVKYFKHIGVYAFRKEALLQFSKLEMKPLEISEKIECIRYLEYGMKIKMIETNFVGVGIDTPEDLEKARKLM is encoded by the coding sequence ATGAAAATAATCGCTGTCATCCCTGCGCGCTATGAAGCAAGCCGTTTTCCGGGAAAACTGATGCAGATACTGGGAGAAAGAACCGTTATTACCACCACCTATCAGAACGTAGTGGAAACCGGGCTGTTTGATGAAGTATTTGTTGCAACAGATTCCGAGATCATCCTGGAGGAGATTACTAAGAATGGCGGAAAAGCTGTAATGACGGGACAACATGAGACAGGAAGCGACCGTATTGCCGAAGCAGTACAAAATATAGACTGTGATATCGTTATTAATGTTCAGGGTGATGAGCCATTCCTTAAGCTTGAACCTTTGAAACAGCTGATCGAAGTTTTTAAGCAGGACGAACAGCAGGAAATTTCCCTGGCTTCCCTAAAAATAAAACTATCTGAAAAAGAAGAAATAGAAAACCCGAATAATGTAAAAGTGATTACGGATAATAACGGCTTTGCCTTATATTTCAGTCGCTCCGTAATTCCTTTTCACAGAGAAATATCTTATGATGTGAAATACTTTAAACATATTGGAGTGTATGCGTTCAGAAAAGAAGCATTATTACAGTTTTCAAAGCTGGAGATGAAACCTCTGGAAATATCTGAGAAGATAGAATGTATCCGTTATCTTGAATACGGAATGAAAATCAAAATGATAGAAACCAATTTTGTCGGGGTAGGAATTGATACACCGGAAGATCTGGAAAAAGCAAGAAAGTTGATGTAA
- a CDS encoding phosphatase PAP2 family protein: MKKLRFLLLPMSILVYSQEADTLQVKELPPVSDLTKVQTYTLKDGSVRTYPKPKLLDFVTKLPRNFIDTNKDFVAKDHAYYLGGAVASTLILLPFDQKLIDNSRELGERWGMDKDNNYTKLGGVFKIPKDIGSTLYLIGNGSTLVLLGIGFGTYGLIKNDYRAQATASGLMESLILSGVFTQTIKRITGRESPFIAEENGHKGGAWNPFPSFSAFSKYTSNYDAMPSGHLTTFMAGITVIADNYPDARWIKPVGYTLAGALCFQMMQSKVHWASDYPLALLMGYFIGKTISKSRYTSSEGTIGKTKYKFDLMASRQWEYNMVGVKLSF; the protein is encoded by the coding sequence ATGAAAAAATTGAGATTTTTGCTGTTGCCAATGTCTATATTGGTATACTCGCAGGAAGCAGATACATTGCAGGTGAAAGAATTACCACCGGTTTCAGATCTGACTAAAGTGCAGACTTATACTCTAAAAGATGGTTCTGTACGAACATATCCGAAACCTAAACTGCTGGATTTTGTAACCAAGCTTCCCCGAAATTTTATTGATACCAATAAAGACTTTGTAGCAAAAGATCATGCCTACTATTTAGGAGGTGCTGTTGCCTCAACACTCATTCTATTGCCATTTGATCAGAAATTAATTGATAACTCAAGAGAGTTGGGAGAAAGATGGGGAATGGATAAAGATAACAATTATACCAAGCTTGGGGGTGTTTTCAAAATTCCAAAAGATATCGGATCTACACTGTATCTTATTGGAAATGGTTCTACATTGGTGTTATTAGGAATTGGTTTCGGAACCTATGGTTTAATTAAAAATGATTACAGAGCACAGGCAACAGCCAGTGGACTAATGGAAAGTTTAATTCTTTCCGGAGTTTTTACCCAAACTATTAAAAGGATTACCGGAAGAGAAAGTCCGTTTATAGCAGAAGAAAATGGTCATAAAGGCGGTGCATGGAACCCGTTTCCGAGTTTTTCAGCATTCAGCAAATACACCTCAAACTATGATGCCATGCCATCCGGGCACTTAACAACTTTTATGGCTGGGATTACTGTCATTGCAGATAATTATCCGGATGCAAGATGGATAAAACCTGTAGGATATACATTAGCCGGAGCTTTGTGTTTTCAGATGATGCAAAGCAAAGTTCACTGGGCTTCAGATTATCCTTTAGCTTTATTAATGGGGTATTTCATTGGAAAAACTATATCAAAAAGCAGATATACTTCTTCTGAAGGTACCATTGGAAAAACAAAATATAAATTTGACCTTATGGCATCCCGCCAATGGGAGTATAACATGGTGGGAGTGAAGCTATCTTTTTAA